A single Methanolobus sp. ZRKC5 DNA region contains:
- the surE gene encoding 5'/3'-nucleotidase SurE — MSKKILVTNDDGVYSTGIHAAHKSVADLGDVTVSAPMMQQSGVGRSISIFEPLRITKTTINGIEVNAVAGTPTDSVILGIFSIMKQMPDLILSGFNIGENISTDTITTSGTIGAALEGASYDIPAIAASIQVMEEGDKFDDNREFKHDYDVAIKVVNKIAKKVLEHGLPDKVDLLNVNIPHLVENDPEIEITRLARKFFKTDVEERHDPRGRPYYWIAGELIEDEEEGTDVHAIMQNGNVSVTPISLDATSPIDFSEIEHLL, encoded by the coding sequence ATGTCAAAAAAGATATTAGTCACAAATGATGACGGTGTTTATTCTACAGGCATACATGCTGCCCATAAAAGTGTTGCTGACCTGGGAGATGTAACAGTCTCTGCCCCTATGATGCAGCAGAGTGGCGTTGGCCGCTCAATATCTATTTTTGAACCACTCAGGATAACAAAGACCACAATTAATGGAATTGAGGTCAATGCTGTTGCCGGTACACCCACTGATTCAGTCATACTTGGAATATTCTCAATCATGAAGCAAATGCCTGATCTCATTCTTTCTGGATTCAATATCGGAGAAAACATTAGCACAGACACAATAACCACATCAGGCACAATAGGTGCTGCATTGGAAGGTGCGAGTTATGACATCCCAGCCATTGCTGCATCCATACAGGTTATGGAAGAAGGCGACAAGTTTGACGACAACAGGGAATTCAAGCACGACTATGATGTGGCCATAAAAGTTGTCAATAAGATAGCAAAGAAAGTCCTGGAGCATGGACTCCCCGATAAAGTGGATTTGCTCAATGTCAATATACCACACCTTGTTGAAAATGACCCGGAGATAGAGATTACACGCCTTGCCAGGAAATTCTTCAAGACCGACGTGGAAGAACGACATGACCCCAGAGGAAGACCATATTACTGGATAGCAGGAGAATTGATCGAGGACGAAGAAGAAGGTACCGATGTCCATGCTATAATGCAGAATGGAAACGTCTCAGTGACACCAATATCACTTGACGCAACTTCCCCAATAGACTTTTCAGAAATTGAGCACCTGCTGTAA
- a CDS encoding IS66 family transposase — translation MCIDREEILAVYEAGPEAVVELVTRLLGIIEHQSLQIAQLEERVRHLEEMLEKNSRNSSKPPSTDSYARNKPTVKSQRKKTNKHVGGQNGHPGTTLRINDDPDEVIVHPVNQCVNCGRSLASVPSDYERRQVFDIPPITINCIEHRCEIKTCPKCSHVNKALFPDGVTQPTQYGHRVKSFAVYLHTYQLLPYQRVTKLFSDILGCKISPATLVNTERSCFEKLGAFENTVKHLLKESPVINLDETGMRINAVRNWLHVAGTDKLTYYFAHRKRGSEAMDAMGILPGYTGVATHDFWKPYNKYECQHSLCNAHLLRELTGASENSDQQWTKIMSDLLICIKHHVDNDLLDTELIQRFSEDYDHITCLGVNENPPDPESNVRSKKRGRKKQTTVKNLLDRFIGHKEDILRFMYDQNVPFDNNQAEREIRMTKVQQKISGTFRSKQGAKNFCRIRGYVSTVNKNSESVIDAISAIFYGNSFVPKLQN, via the coding sequence ATTTGTATAGACCGCGAAGAAATACTTGCAGTTTATGAAGCTGGTCCAGAAGCAGTAGTAGAACTTGTAACTCGATTACTTGGGATAATTGAACATCAATCTCTCCAAATTGCACAACTTGAAGAGCGTGTCAGGCATTTGGAAGAAATGCTTGAAAAGAATAGTCGCAACAGTAGCAAACCACCTTCTACTGATTCTTATGCACGGAATAAACCAACCGTTAAAAGTCAAAGAAAAAAGACCAATAAGCATGTAGGTGGTCAAAACGGTCATCCTGGTACTACATTAAGAATAAATGATGATCCGGATGAAGTTATTGTTCATCCTGTTAATCAATGCGTCAATTGTGGGAGATCGTTAGCTTCTGTTCCCTCTGACTATGAAAGAAGACAGGTCTTTGACATTCCTCCTATAACTATCAATTGCATTGAACATCGTTGCGAGATTAAAACATGTCCCAAATGTTCTCATGTAAACAAAGCTCTTTTTCCAGATGGTGTAACTCAGCCGACTCAATACGGTCATCGAGTTAAGTCATTTGCAGTTTATTTGCACACTTACCAATTACTTCCTTATCAGCGTGTTACCAAGTTGTTCTCTGATATTTTGGGATGCAAGATAAGTCCTGCTACTTTGGTGAACACGGAACGTAGTTGTTTTGAGAAGCTTGGAGCTTTTGAAAATACAGTGAAACATCTCCTGAAAGAATCTCCTGTCATCAATCTGGATGAAACAGGAATGAGAATAAATGCAGTTCGTAATTGGCTTCATGTGGCAGGTACAGACAAACTGACCTATTATTTTGCACATCGTAAAAGGGGCTCAGAAGCAATGGATGCTATGGGCATATTACCAGGTTACACTGGTGTTGCAACACATGATTTTTGGAAACCGTACAACAAATATGAATGTCAACATTCATTATGTAATGCACATTTATTACGAGAGTTAACTGGAGCTTCCGAAAACAGTGATCAACAGTGGACAAAGATAATGAGTGATCTCTTGATATGCATTAAACATCATGTTGATAATGATCTTTTAGATACTGAGCTAATTCAAAGGTTCAGTGAGGATTATGATCACATAACTTGTTTAGGAGTGAATGAAAATCCTCCTGATCCGGAATCAAATGTGCGGTCTAAAAAACGAGGACGTAAGAAGCAGACCACGGTAAAGAATTTGCTGGATAGGTTTATTGGCCATAAAGAGGATATCTTGCGATTTATGTACGACCAAAACGTTCCGTTTGATAACAATCAGGCTGAAAGAGAGATCAGAATGACGAAAGTACAGCAGAAGATATCAGGTACTTTCCGCAGTAAACAGGGTGCAAAAAATTTCTGCCGTATAAGAGGATACGTGTCTACTGTTAATAAGAATTCTGAATCTGTTATCGATGCAATTAGTGCAATATTTTATGGCAATTCATTTGTTCCAAAGTTGCAGAATTGA
- the moaA gene encoding GTP 3',8-cyclase MoaA: MSPAGKGEVLTDSYGRTVRSLRMSITDRCNLNCIYCHNEGHVGHSPEMSVDTIVNIVEIGSQFGIDRLKLSGGEPLIRKDLEEALVRLPDMKDVSLTTNATLLRDRASSLKDAGLDRVNISLDSLDPEKYREITNCTKCTFDKVLDGIHEAVDAGLTPVKLNMVLLKDFNDDEIKDMLEFTRSYNGDVILQLIELMDFGGLPQYKIDANEVERSLLSVSSDVQVRELHKRKKYIINGAEVEFVRPVDNTEFCANCNRLRVSADGKLKPCLLVNDNLVDVSNASKDELPDLFRLAVSRRVPFCRNLQEF; encoded by the coding sequence ATGTCTCCCGCAGGAAAAGGGGAAGTTCTCACAGACTCTTACGGTCGTACGGTCAGGAGTCTGAGGATGTCCATAACCGATCGTTGTAATCTTAATTGCATTTACTGCCATAACGAAGGTCATGTTGGCCACAGTCCTGAGATGTCCGTAGATACTATCGTCAACATTGTAGAGATCGGTTCGCAATTCGGGATAGATCGGTTGAAACTATCGGGAGGAGAGCCTCTTATAAGGAAAGATCTTGAAGAAGCACTTGTCCGTCTTCCTGATATGAAAGATGTATCCCTTACCACCAATGCCACTTTGTTAAGGGACAGGGCATCATCCCTTAAAGATGCGGGTCTTGACAGAGTGAACATAAGCCTTGATTCCCTTGATCCTGAAAAATATCGAGAGATAACCAATTGTACCAAATGTACATTTGACAAAGTCCTTGATGGCATCCACGAAGCAGTTGATGCAGGCCTTACTCCTGTTAAACTGAACATGGTCCTTTTGAAAGATTTCAATGACGATGAGATAAAAGATATGCTGGAATTCACTCGTAGTTACAATGGTGATGTGATACTGCAGTTAATCGAACTTATGGATTTCGGGGGTCTTCCTCAATACAAGATAGATGCTAATGAGGTGGAAAGGTCTTTGCTTTCTGTTTCCTCGGATGTCCAGGTTCGTGAATTACACAAGAGGAAAAAATATATCATTAATGGTGCAGAAGTTGAGTTTGTCAGACCGGTGGATAATACGGAATTTTGTGCAAACTGCAACAGACTGAGGGTCTCTGCAGATGGTAAGCTCAAACCATGCCTGCTGGTAAACGACAATCTGGTAGATGTCTCAAATGCCAGCAAAGATGAATTACCTGATCTTTTCAGGCTGGCAGTAAGCAGACGTGTGCCTTTTTGCAGGAACTTACAGGAGTTTTAA
- a CDS encoding cobyrinate a,c-diamide synthase, which yields MTKAVLLAGTNSGVGKTTVSMGIMAALKRREMEVQPFKVGPDYIDPTYHTAICGKPSRNLDTFMMQVEGVKNTFSQHSENADINVVEGVMGLFDGMGATEIASSAHVAKTLDIPVILIVNVHGMSRSAAAIVKGFSEFDKDVNIAGVILNKVGSPRHAQMIIDSIPDIPVVGTLPRNKDVTVPSRHLGLYMAHEQDFDTESLASFIEENIDLDAIISLSETASDADKYTGETERESDVKIGIAYDSAFCFYYQEMFDAFRREGAEPVFFSPLKNELPEVDGLYFGGGYPELYISELEKSKTTKSLKDLSAEGIPIYGECGGLQYLSTSYEIEGTVHKMADVLPAQTVLTKKLQALGYTEGHANGDFIRGTIRGHEFHYSATYCDNDAKLAYEMKRGKGIVDGKDGLTEHNALASYMHAHPASFPVKSFVEKCREYKRC from the coding sequence ATGACAAAAGCGGTGTTACTCGCAGGAACAAACAGTGGTGTTGGAAAAACAACGGTATCCATGGGCATTATGGCAGCCCTGAAGAGAAGAGAAATGGAAGTACAGCCTTTCAAGGTTGGACCCGATTATATCGATCCCACATACCACACAGCCATCTGCGGCAAGCCCTCAAGAAATTTGGATACATTCATGATGCAGGTAGAAGGAGTGAAAAATACTTTTTCACAACACTCTGAAAATGCTGATATCAACGTTGTTGAAGGAGTAATGGGGCTTTTTGATGGAATGGGAGCAACCGAGATCGCAAGTTCCGCACACGTTGCAAAAACACTAGACATACCAGTCATACTTATTGTGAATGTACACGGGATGTCAAGAAGTGCTGCAGCCATTGTCAAGGGTTTTTCAGAATTTGATAAGGATGTGAACATTGCCGGAGTGATACTGAACAAGGTTGGAAGCCCAAGACATGCACAGATGATAATTGATTCAATACCTGACATCCCTGTTGTAGGAACCCTGCCACGTAACAAGGATGTGACCGTTCCTTCACGCCATCTTGGACTTTATATGGCACATGAACAGGACTTCGATACCGAATCACTTGCATCTTTCATCGAGGAAAATATCGATCTTGATGCTATAATATCACTTTCAGAAACAGCATCTGATGCAGACAAATATACAGGAGAGACAGAAAGAGAATCCGATGTGAAAATTGGTATTGCATATGACAGTGCTTTTTGTTTCTACTACCAGGAAATGTTCGATGCTTTTAGAAGAGAAGGTGCTGAGCCAGTTTTCTTCAGTCCTTTGAAGAACGAACTTCCCGAAGTTGACGGATTGTATTTTGGAGGTGGCTATCCTGAACTCTATATTTCAGAGCTTGAAAAATCAAAGACCACAAAATCCCTTAAAGATCTGTCTGCCGAGGGGATACCCATCTATGGAGAATGTGGTGGGTTGCAGTATCTTTCCACATCATATGAGATAGAAGGAACAGTCCACAAAATGGCAGACGTACTCCCTGCACAGACTGTGCTGACAAAGAAACTTCAGGCCCTGGGTTATACAGAGGGACACGCCAATGGAGACTTTATCAGGGGAACAATTAGAGGGCATGAATTCCATTATTCTGCGACATACTGCGACAATGATGCAAAACTTGCATACGAAATGAAGAGAGGAAAAGGAATAGTGGATGGTAAGGACGGACTTACTGAACATAATGCACTTGCAAGCTATATGCATGCGCATCCGGCTTCTTTCCCGGTGAAGAGTTTTGTGGAAAAATGCAGAGAGTATAAGCGTTGCTAA
- a CDS encoding DUF167 family protein, with product MSFEDALKKVDAGVIIDIEVTPGSKKLCVPSGYNLWRKRIEVRLSQNAQKGKANEQLVASLVDLFQLRSADISIVNGMHNSKKSLLLENVEYNTVINILEKKLPQH from the coding sequence ATGTCTTTTGAGGATGCATTGAAAAAGGTTGATGCAGGAGTAATTATTGATATTGAAGTTACCCCTGGATCAAAAAAACTTTGCGTTCCAAGCGGCTATAATCTATGGAGAAAACGCATAGAAGTGCGTTTGTCACAAAATGCCCAGAAAGGCAAGGCCAATGAACAGCTTGTAGCCAGCCTCGTGGATCTTTTCCAACTAAGGTCAGCTGATATTTCCATTGTTAATGGTATGCATAATTCTAAAAAATCTCTTCTTTTAGAGAATGTTGAGTATAACACTGTCATTAACATTCTTGAAAAAAAACTACCGCAGCACTAG
- a CDS encoding toprim domain-containing protein — protein sequence MQRRNTNSKKPLKAPFVVYQKRLKMIEELLDELQELAIQESIIVVEGKRDIVALKTLGLKGDFRLATHHSLINFCEELAESGQRIVILTDWDRRGNILASKLVENLQSLDSNPETRIRDLIISLVQKEIKDVESLPSYVRKLKDITKATDVTDSF from the coding sequence ATGCAAAGAAGAAACACAAATTCAAAAAAACCATTAAAAGCACCTTTTGTTGTTTATCAGAAAAGACTGAAAATGATCGAAGAACTATTGGATGAATTACAGGAACTTGCTATTCAAGAGTCAATAATTGTGGTTGAAGGGAAAAGAGATATTGTTGCCCTTAAGACATTGGGTCTGAAGGGAGATTTCCGTCTTGCCACCCATCACTCACTTATCAACTTCTGCGAGGAATTGGCAGAAAGTGGTCAAAGAATAGTCATTCTTACTGACTGGGACAGAAGAGGAAATATACTGGCTTCAAAACTTGTAGAAAATCTCCAATCATTGGATTCAAACCCAGAAACGAGGATAAGAGATTTGATTATCAGCCTGGTCCAGAAAGAGATAAAAGATGTTGAAAGTCTTCCAAGCTACGTTAGAAAACTAAAAGATATAACCAAAGCTACAGACGTTACGGATTCTTTTTAA
- a CDS encoding IS1 family transposase (programmed frameshift): MNCPKCKSSSHKKNGRIDGRQRYKCHDCGYNYSVDIKSTASPVSVKRQALQLYLEGLGFRSIGRFLGVSHVSVQKWIRKFGSELEDLKSENEISVVELDEMHTYIGNKKYCWIWIAVDRYGKKFIDCSFGSRGTKTGQKLWKKLKTKEVGEVMTDYWRAYAKLVPRNIHTRSKAETYTVEGYNSIFRHFLARLRRKSKCYTKSLEMLKISVLLLMKYRNKELAMFN; encoded by the exons ATGAATTGTCCAAAGTGTAAGAGTTCCAGTCATAAGAAGAACGGTAGGATTGATGGTCGACAACGCTACAAATGCCATGATTGTGGATACAACTATTCAGTAGATATAAAATCCACCGCTAGCCCCGTATCTGTTAAGCGACAGGCTTTACAACTCTATCTGGAGGGGTTGGGATTTCGTTCAATTGGACGTTTTTTGGGCGTTAGTCATGTTTCTGTTCAAAAATGGATTCGAAAATTTGGTAGTGAATTAGAGGATCTAAAAAGTGAAAATGAGATTTCTGTTGTGGAATTGGACGAGATGCATACTTATATTGGGAATAAAAAA TACTGCTGGATATGGATTGCTGTTGATAGATATGGGAAGAAATTCATCGATTGCTCTTTTGGCAGCAGAGGAACAAAAACAGGACAAAAACTCTGGAAAAAGTTAAAGACAAAAGAGGTTGGGGAAGTAATGACGGATTATTGGAGGGCATATGCCAAGTTAGTCCCCAGAAACATCCATACTCGATCAAAAGCAGAAACATATACTGTTGAAGGATACAACAGCATATTTAGGCATTTCCTGGCAAGACTAAGGAGAAAGTCAAAGTGTTATACTAAAAGTCTTGAAATGCTAAAAATCTCCGTTTTGCTCTTAATGAAATATAGGAATAAAGAACTAGCTATGTTTAATTAA
- a CDS encoding DUF356 domain-containing protein has protein sequence MGIDIKSFAVIRGDNADKVNVALHDLEHYGRIRFASKPKRIEPLYADNLLVSVAGVPLRAKCNSAALVELDNNAGAAISKLRKIHPPAHVVIVSPRHEVYEELMDKSELYPEFERNFEPQHH, from the coding sequence ATGGGGATTGACATTAAGTCTTTTGCTGTAATTCGCGGGGATAATGCTGACAAGGTCAATGTAGCATTACATGATCTTGAGCATTATGGAAGAATTAGGTTTGCATCAAAACCGAAAAGAATTGAACCACTTTACGCTGATAACCTTCTTGTTAGTGTTGCAGGTGTGCCACTTAGGGCAAAATGCAATTCTGCAGCATTGGTGGAACTCGACAACAATGCAGGTGCTGCCATTAGTAAGTTAAGGAAGATACATCCACCTGCTCATGTGGTAATAGTAAGCCCAAGACATGAGGTTTATGAAGAACTCATGGATAAGTCCGAACTATATCCTGAGTTCGAGCGGAATTTTGAACCTCAACACCATTGA
- the proC gene encoding pyrroline-5-carboxylate reductase: protein MSLDAKKLGFIGTGKMGSALINGICNAGLFSPSNVYASDLYEPSLDALKQNAGVNVSTDNKVTVVNSDVIVLAVKPQILRKVIASIKDDITEDKLIISIAAGVKLDDIEKEFNEGTRVVRVMPNIAATVAEAASAITQGKNASKEDAEDALAIFRSVGSAIQVSENLMDAVTGLSGSGPAYIFPVIEAMADGAVYEGLDRSSALILAAQTVIGAAKMVLDTGMHPGELKDMVTSPAGTTIRGVRVLEECGVRAAFMKAVIESSDRSKELAK, encoded by the coding sequence ATGAGTCTTGACGCTAAAAAACTGGGATTTATAGGAACCGGGAAAATGGGCAGCGCATTAATAAATGGGATATGCAATGCCGGGCTCTTTTCCCCTTCCAATGTATATGCAAGTGACCTTTATGAACCATCTCTTGATGCGTTGAAGCAAAATGCAGGTGTCAATGTTTCCACCGATAATAAAGTTACAGTCGTTAACTCTGACGTAATTGTACTTGCAGTCAAGCCACAGATACTCCGAAAAGTGATAGCATCCATAAAGGATGACATTACTGAAGACAAGTTGATAATCTCTATTGCTGCCGGTGTCAAACTGGATGATATTGAAAAAGAATTCAACGAGGGAACTCGTGTTGTAAGGGTTATGCCAAACATAGCAGCAACAGTTGCAGAGGCTGCTTCAGCTATCACTCAGGGAAAGAATGCATCAAAAGAAGATGCTGAGGATGCACTTGCAATATTCCGTTCCGTTGGGAGTGCAATTCAGGTTTCTGAGAATCTCATGGATGCCGTGACCGGTCTTTCTGGCAGTGGTCCTGCCTACATATTCCCGGTAATAGAAGCAATGGCAGATGGTGCTGTATACGAAGGACTGGACAGAAGCAGTGCTCTGATTCTTGCAGCTCAGACAGTAATTGGTGCTGCAAAAATGGTACTTGATACTGGCATGCACCCCGGTGAGCTCAAAGACATGGTGACTTCGCCAGCAGGAACGACCATTCGTGGTGTTCGTGTTCTGGAAGAATGTGGTGTAAGGGCAGCTTTCATGAAGGCAGTGATCGAGTCATCAGACCGTTCAAAAGAACTAGCCAAATAA
- a CDS encoding multiprotein bridging factor aMBF1, which translates to MQCEICGAEIRGESFKVSIDGSELTVCGRCSQYGKSTGKRAPVSRKVAPVSRSPVTSGTRRPPRKAPEMVVDELIDDYGQAIREARERKKWSHDQLASKIKEKAMLLKKIEREEIIPEDDVLHKIEKALDIRLTEKTGDSDWSGDRLNRGTTLGDIVKIKRK; encoded by the coding sequence ATGCAGTGTGAAATATGTGGCGCTGAAATAAGAGGCGAGTCTTTTAAAGTTAGCATTGATGGAAGTGAACTTACCGTATGTGGAAGATGTTCGCAATATGGAAAGTCAACTGGCAAGCGTGCTCCTGTGTCAAGGAAGGTTGCACCTGTTAGTCGCAGCCCTGTGACCTCAGGAACCCGCAGACCTCCCCGTAAGGCTCCAGAAATGGTAGTCGACGAGCTTATTGACGACTATGGTCAGGCTATACGGGAAGCCAGGGAACGTAAGAAATGGTCACATGATCAGTTGGCTTCAAAGATCAAGGAAAAAGCAATGTTGCTCAAGAAGATCGAGCGTGAGGAAATTATCCCTGAGGATGATGTTCTTCACAAGATCGAAAAAGCCCTTGACATCAGGCTTACAGAAAAAACCGGTGACAGTGACTGGAGTGGCGACCGCCTTAATCGTGGTACCACACTTGGTGATATTGTGAAGATAAAACGTAAATAA
- a CDS encoding proteasome-activating nucleotidase, with amino-acid sequence MSETTDSDFEHRRYDFTSVNKADYDYVGSDNEEDFSKYLLDRMRQLESRNNLLKEQCDQVESEKRFVESQKLKYEREVRRLQAEVDRLKTVPLVVATIMDVISEEKVLVRSSTGPQFMVNVSQYLNEDSLVPGVKVALNQQTLAIVEVIPASEDPAVSAMEVLESQDVDYEDIGGLDAQIQELIESVELPLTKPESFTRIGITPPKGVLLYGEPGTGKTLLAKAVAHRTEATYIRVVGSELIQKYIGDGAKLVRELFEMARKKSPSIIFIDELDAIASRRLNDTNGADREVQRTLMQLLAEMDGFDNRGDVRIVAATNRIDVLDPAILRPGRFDRIVNVPMPDEGARENIFKIHTRFMSVADDIDFKKLARLTEKASGADLNAIAMEAGMLAVRFDKKTICMDDFLESVQKVMTKRENETEVLPEGMFI; translated from the coding sequence ATGAGCGAGACTACTGACAGTGACTTTGAGCACAGAAGGTATGATTTTACCTCTGTGAACAAGGCAGATTATGACTATGTCGGTTCAGATAATGAGGAAGATTTTTCCAAATATCTGCTAGACCGTATGAGACAGCTAGAATCCAGGAATAATCTCCTGAAAGAACAATGTGACCAGGTAGAATCTGAAAAACGTTTTGTCGAGAGTCAAAAACTTAAATATGAACGTGAAGTACGCAGATTACAGGCAGAAGTCGACCGTCTGAAGACCGTACCTCTTGTAGTTGCAACCATAATGGATGTTATAAGTGAGGAAAAGGTCCTTGTAAGAAGTTCCACAGGACCGCAGTTCATGGTAAACGTATCACAATACCTGAACGAGGACTCACTGGTCCCAGGTGTAAAAGTTGCATTGAACCAGCAAACACTTGCTATCGTGGAGGTTATCCCTGCTAGTGAAGACCCTGCCGTTTCAGCAATGGAGGTATTGGAGTCACAGGATGTTGACTATGAAGATATCGGAGGACTGGATGCTCAGATACAGGAACTGATCGAATCTGTTGAATTGCCATTAACAAAACCGGAATCTTTCACACGCATAGGTATCACCCCTCCAAAGGGTGTCCTCCTGTACGGCGAACCAGGCACAGGGAAGACATTACTGGCAAAAGCCGTTGCACACAGAACAGAAGCTACATACATAAGAGTAGTAGGTTCTGAACTGATACAGAAATATATCGGCGATGGTGCAAAACTTGTCAGGGAACTCTTTGAAATGGCAAGGAAAAAATCTCCAAGTATCATCTTCATAGATGAACTGGATGCAATAGCTTCAAGGCGCCTTAATGACACCAACGGTGCAGACCGTGAAGTCCAGAGAACCCTCATGCAACTGCTGGCAGAAATGGATGGTTTTGACAACAGGGGCGATGTAAGGATAGTAGCAGCTACCAACAGGATCGATGTGCTTGACCCTGCAATACTCAGACCCGGAAGGTTTGACAGAATCGTAAATGTACCGATGCCGGATGAGGGAGCCCGTGAGAATATCTTTAAGATACACACCCGCTTCATGTCTGTTGCAGATGATATCGACTTTAAGAAACTGGCCAGACTTACAGAGAAGGCAAGTGGTGCAGACCTCAATGCAATTGCCATGG